The nucleotide window GCTGGCCCGCCCCAAGAATGAAATGGCGCTGTACAAGATGATGCAGGGTCTAACCCTTTGTTACACACAGCACATAAACAGGACTTACAACAGAACGGGCAGGTTATGGGAGAGCCGGTATCATTCCTGCATTGTGGATAAGGAGAGATACCTGTGGGCGGTGGCCCGATACATCGAGCAGAATGCGGTCCGGGCGAAGATGGTGAAGAGGGTGGAGGAATATCCCTATTCGAGCGCAAGGGCTCATATGACGGGCAAGAGGGATGAGATATTAGGGGAGGAACTCTTTGAGAAGGGGCAGAGAAAGGACTATCGAGAAATACTCAGGTCGAGAGTCTCTGACGCAGAGATGGAAGGTATCAGGTATTCGACGAAGACTGGAAGACCCTTCGGGGGAGTAAGATTCATAGAGACAATGGAGAAGAAACTTCGAATGAGATTTATCCTTAAGTCACCGGGAAGACCGAAGAAAGAAAAAGGAAAATAGGGATGTGTCCCTCATATTACTCATATTATTATTATCATATTATCAAGAGGTCTTCATCCCCCGGGCATCTGTGCACATTCATTGAAGATTCGCACTCTGCAGCGCCGGCACCTCTCGGGGTCCAGTCTCGGAACAATACTCTTTATTGCCTCGATCTTGGAGTGAAAGACGTTTTCTTCGCCAATACTTCTGTTACATCCGCCCCGTTTCATGACCTCAACGACCTCTCCTTTGAGTGAGCAAAGATAGATCTGGCGTCCGTTGACACGCAGGCGATGGGCCTCCTGGTTGAGCATTTGGCATCCTGCGACGTCGATGAAATTTATACCACCACCGACAATAAGAATGTGTGCCTGTTCCGGATAGTTTATTGTTATCTGATCCAACTGTTCTGCTACGTGATTCACAGCACCAAAAAAGATTGAGCCATCAATCCTGATTATCTTAAGCTGTGGACATTCGGAAAGAGGTTTCTTCTGCACATTGATGAAACTCTTCTTTTTGCTGTCGGGATCTGGGGCAAGGGTCACAAAGATCGGATGGGATGTCCGGTTGAGGTAGAGCAGCAGAGAAAGAATCACTCCGACATATATCGCAAATTCCAGCTCGACAAATAATGTCGCTATGAATGTCGCAATGAGTATTCCAGCCTCGGGTTTGCTTGTCCTGATAATGGAGGTAATATGGTGCGTATCAATAAGACCGTACGCAACCAGGAAAAGGATTCCGGCCATGGAAGCTATCGGGAGGTAGGCGGTCAGAGGAGCTATGAGCAGTAATATGCCTGTCAGAGTGAGCGCGGCAAAGACAGCGGCCAGTGGCGTCTTTGCTCCCGCTTCGTAGTTCACCCCACTTCGGGTAAACGACCCGGACGAGGCATAGCTCGAAAAGAAACTCCCAATGATGTTGGATAATCCCTGCCCGACGAATTCCTGATTGCTATCAATGCGCTGTTCGGACTTTGTTGCTATTGATCGAGCAATGGAGACGGCCTCGGCAAGCCCAAGCATGGCAACAGCCAAAGCGGGAGGAGCAAGCTCGCGCAATGAAGCGGTCGTAATGTAAGGATGTGATAGGGGCGGAAGATGACCTGGAAGTGATCCTACCAGTCTGACGCCATGTTCGCTCCCCTTCATTATCATAGCCATGACACTTCCAGCTATCATTGCGATTAGCATTCCGGGCCACTTGGGTTTCAGCATCTTAAAAACAACTGCGATAATCAACGTGCTAAGACCTATCATCAGGACGTAGAAGTTGGTCTCTGACAGGCTTGATAGTATATCTGCCCATATATGAATAAAAGAGTGTTTCTTGGGTGACGCGACTCCCAGGATATTGCTGAGCTGACTTGTTGCAATCAGTATTGAAGCACCTGCAGTGAAGCCAACCACAACAGAGTGAGACACAAAATTCACCAGGGCACCAAGACGGGCAACTCCCAATCCAAATTGAAAAAGACCTGCAAAAAAGGTGAGGGTGAGGGCCTTCTGGATATATTCAGTGCTTGAAGGCTGAACAAGGGGACTGAGCGTAGTGAAGATCACAATCGATATTGCCGTTGTGGGACCTGAAATGAGATGACGAGATGATCCAAAGAGCGCAGCAATGATTGCCGGTACGATTGCTGAA belongs to Thermodesulfovibrionales bacterium and includes:
- a CDS encoding transposase, which encodes MPRIARAIAVDFPHHIVQRGNNRENVFLSKKDREKYLDLLKKYSEKWDVPVLAYCLMSNHVHLLARPKNEMALYKMMQGLTLCYTQHINRTYNRTGRLWESRYHSCIVDKERYLWAVARYIEQNAVRAKMVKRVEEYPYSSARAHMTGKRDEILGEELFEKGQRKDYREILRSRVSDAEMEGIRYSTKTGRPFGGVRFIETMEKKLRMRFILKSPGRPKKEKGK
- a CDS encoding SulP family inorganic anion transporter: MKWWPMVNRRTIKADIIAGITGAIIVLPQGVAFAIIAGLPPEYGLYSAIVPAIIAALFGSSRHLISGPTTAISIVIFTTLSPLVQPSSTEYIQKALTLTFFAGLFQFGLGVARLGALVNFVSHSVVVGFTAGASILIATSQLSNILGVASPKKHSFIHIWADILSSLSETNFYVLMIGLSTLIIAVVFKMLKPKWPGMLIAMIAGSVMAMIMKGSEHGVRLVGSLPGHLPPLSHPYITTASLRELAPPALAVAMLGLAEAVSIARSIATKSEQRIDSNQEFVGQGLSNIIGSFFSSYASSGSFTRSGVNYEAGAKTPLAAVFAALTLTGILLLIAPLTAYLPIASMAGILFLVAYGLIDTHHITSIIRTSKPEAGILIATFIATLFVELEFAIYVGVILSLLLYLNRTSHPIFVTLAPDPDSKKKSFINVQKKPLSECPQLKIIRIDGSIFFGAVNHVAEQLDQITINYPEQAHILIVGGGINFIDVAGCQMLNQEAHRLRVNGRQIYLCSLKGEVVEVMKRGGCNRSIGEENVFHSKIEAIKSIVPRLDPERCRRCRVRIFNECAQMPGG